From the Daucus carota subsp. sativus chromosome 8, DH1 v3.0, whole genome shotgun sequence genome, one window contains:
- the LOC108199169 gene encoding alpha/beta hydrolase domain-containing protein WAV2, with amino-acid sequence MNCFWSTILYGITGIVITGVALLVAIQDRLIYVPVVPGLTRSYPITPSRLRLFYEDVWLTSSDHVRLHAWFIKLNADHRGPTIMFFQENAGNIAHRLEMVRMMLQRLQCNVFMLSYRGYGASEGFPSQQGIIRDSQAALDHLIQRTDIDKSSIVVFGRSLGGAVGTALCKNNPDKVGALILENTFTSILGMAGILLPFLRYFIGGSSSKGLKVLNHFVRSPWNTIDIVGQVKQPILMLSGLDDEVVPPEHMQMLYAKAAPHNKRCKFVEFPDGMHMDTWLSAGDEYWTTIQQFLEEHIPEKKEGSSVASLHKSSSISHL; translated from the exons ATGAATTGCTTCTGGAGTACAATACTGTACGGTATAACAGGCATTGTGATCACTGGTGTAGCATTGCTAGTAGCGATCCAGGATAGATTGATTTACGTTCCTGTTGTTCCAGGACTCACAAGGTCTTATCCGATCACTCCGTCTCGTCTTCGCCTTTTTTATGAGGATGTTTGGCTGACATCTTCTGATCATGTTCGTCTGCATGCCTGGTTCATTAAGCTCAATGCCGATCACCGAG GGCCAACTATCATGTTCTTCCAAGAAAATGCTGGAA ATATTGCACACCGGCTTGAGATGGTGCGCATGATGTTACAGAGACTGCaatgcaatgtttttatgcttTCTTATAGAGG atatGGTGCTAGCGAGGGCTTCCCATCTCAGCAGGGTATCATTAGAGATTCCCAG GCTGCATTAGatcatctgattcagaggacaGACATTGACAAATCTAGTATAGTAGTGTTCGGAAGGTCACTCGGAGGTGCAGTTGGAACTGCACTGTGTAAAAACAATCCGGACAAG GTTGGTGCATTGATACTGGAGAACACCTTCACATCTATTCTAGGCATGGCTGGCATTTTGTTACCTTTTCTGAGGTATTTTATTGGTGGAAGTAGTTCAAAGGGCCTTAAGGTTCTGAATCATTTCGTCCGTTCTCCTTGGAATACCATTGATATTGTTGGGCAG GTCAAGCAGCCGATTCTTATGCTTTCTGGGCTAGACGACGAGGTAGTTCCTCCAGAACACATGCAGATGTTATATGCCAAAGCAGCTCCACATAACAAGCGATGCAAATTTGTTGAATTTCCTGATGGCATGCATATGGACACATGGCTCTCGGCCGGTGATGAGTACTGGACAACCATCCAGCAGTTCTTGGAAGAACATATACCAGAGAAAAAAGAAGGTTCTTCAGTTGCAAGCCTGCATAAGTCTAGTTCTATTTCTCatctataa
- the LOC108198122 gene encoding nuclear transcription factor Y subunit A-7 isoform X2, with amino-acid sequence MPHIPFTTTTSWWNPQGQQFFQPLSKSLSLKVGSPREASEEGNNGSETGHHPQDLDSSSTQSHSTTDQSHQEVSAIDYNGPHDQYFSSDSGRSYSKHVEGQVKPVMVFSNPCFGIDRSQAELNPSMVHIPYAYGDPYVNGLYTAYGPQVTPQVVGVPPVRVPLPIELADDGPIYVNAKQYNGIMRRRQVRAKLEAQNKLLKSRKPYLHESRHRHAVNRVRGTGGRFLSKSEQSNPAHPFNHNLGSRPVNQAETGKGETSKDSSSSIMCVDNNNESSFQHPNLMYMSSNTGRGFMYEGTPQRSSPVVR; translated from the exons ATGCCTCATATTCCTTTTACTACTACCACATCATGGTGGAATCCTCAGGGACAGCAGTTCTTTCAGCCATTATCCAAAAGTTTAAGCTTAAAAGTAGGATCTCCTCGTGAAGCAAGTGAAGAGGGCAATAATGGAAGTGAAACCGGTCATCATCCTCAAGACCTGGACTCATCCTCAACCCAGTCACACTCCACTACTGATCAATCTCACCAAGAAGTGTCTGCTATTGATTACAACGGTCCACATGATCAATACTTTTCATCTGATTCAG GCAGAAGCTACAGCAAGCATGTAGAAGGTCAAGTGAAGCCGGTAATGGTTTTTTCAAATCCATGTTTTGGCATTGACCGATCTCAAGCTGAATTAAATCCGTCAATG GTTCATATTCCATATGCCTATGGTGATCCCTATGTTAATGGACTATATACTGCTTATGGACCACAAGTAACT CCTCAGGTTGTGGGCGTACCACCTGTACGAGTCCCACTGCCTATTGAACTTGCAGATGATGGTCCGATATATGTCAATGCAAAACAATACAATGGGATTATGAGGAGGCGACAAGTGCGTGCCAAGCTGGAGGCTCAGAACAAACTCCTCAAAAGTAGGAAG CCTTATCTTCATGAGTCTCGGCATCGCCATGCAGTGAACAGGGTTAGGGGAACTGGGGGCCGCTTCCTAAGCAAGTCCGAACAGTCAAACCCTGCTCACCCCTTCAACCACAATCTTGGTTCCCGCCCTGTCAATCAAGCAGAAACAGGCAAAGGCGAAACCTCAAAGGATTCTTCCTCAAGCATCATGTGTGTTGACAACAACAATGAATCCTCTTTCCAGCATCCAAACCTGATGTACATGTCTTCCAACACGGGCAGAGGATTTATGTACGAGGGGACTCCACAACGATCATCTCCAGTAGTTCGGTGA
- the LOC108198122 gene encoding nuclear transcription factor Y subunit A-7 isoform X1 codes for MPHIPFTTTTSWWNPQGQQFFQPLSKSLSLKVGSPREASEEGNNGSETGHHPQDLDSSSTQSHSTTDQSHQEVSAIDYNGPHDQYFSSDSAAQGRSYSKHVEGQVKPVMVFSNPCFGIDRSQAELNPSMVHIPYAYGDPYVNGLYTAYGPQVTPQVVGVPPVRVPLPIELADDGPIYVNAKQYNGIMRRRQVRAKLEAQNKLLKSRKPYLHESRHRHAVNRVRGTGGRFLSKSEQSNPAHPFNHNLGSRPVNQAETGKGETSKDSSSSIMCVDNNNESSFQHPNLMYMSSNTGRGFMYEGTPQRSSPVVR; via the exons ATGCCTCATATTCCTTTTACTACTACCACATCATGGTGGAATCCTCAGGGACAGCAGTTCTTTCAGCCATTATCCAAAAGTTTAAGCTTAAAAGTAGGATCTCCTCGTGAAGCAAGTGAAGAGGGCAATAATGGAAGTGAAACCGGTCATCATCCTCAAGACCTGGACTCATCCTCAACCCAGTCACACTCCACTACTGATCAATCTCACCAAGAAGTGTCTGCTATTGATTACAACGGTCCACATGATCAATACTTTTCATCTGATTCAG CGGCTCAAGGCAGAAGCTACAGCAAGCATGTAGAAGGTCAAGTGAAGCCGGTAATGGTTTTTTCAAATCCATGTTTTGGCATTGACCGATCTCAAGCTGAATTAAATCCGTCAATG GTTCATATTCCATATGCCTATGGTGATCCCTATGTTAATGGACTATATACTGCTTATGGACCACAAGTAACT CCTCAGGTTGTGGGCGTACCACCTGTACGAGTCCCACTGCCTATTGAACTTGCAGATGATGGTCCGATATATGTCAATGCAAAACAATACAATGGGATTATGAGGAGGCGACAAGTGCGTGCCAAGCTGGAGGCTCAGAACAAACTCCTCAAAAGTAGGAAG CCTTATCTTCATGAGTCTCGGCATCGCCATGCAGTGAACAGGGTTAGGGGAACTGGGGGCCGCTTCCTAAGCAAGTCCGAACAGTCAAACCCTGCTCACCCCTTCAACCACAATCTTGGTTCCCGCCCTGTCAATCAAGCAGAAACAGGCAAAGGCGAAACCTCAAAGGATTCTTCCTCAAGCATCATGTGTGTTGACAACAACAATGAATCCTCTTTCCAGCATCCAAACCTGATGTACATGTCTTCCAACACGGGCAGAGGATTTATGTACGAGGGGACTCCACAACGATCATCTCCAGTAGTTCGGTGA